The Periplaneta americana isolate PAMFEO1 chromosome 9, P.americana_PAMFEO1_priV1, whole genome shotgun sequence genome contains a region encoding:
- the LOC138706473 gene encoding uncharacterized protein isoform X1 has translation MKLLRSLLFLSVGLVFSTLNNGCLAYIIYGGFNNPIVDDYLLDDLDSTEEDGLEFTNCDGNDCLNFDSSDMKVDGIIVDFGINKNCTSDLDGDQNVMPNDVTTLTTSSRDANVNRNSADVEEFTDVNVDDNSVSESDILDLNIFDDGHEFVDPEGDIEAVIVDDITYADMPGILIIGFVNDEGIAGNSREDNSIEITSAELALNVNKAVEALTELLNSDDSASEDQEWMDEPSEPHNVVEGGYIFYDMGSEE, from the coding sequence ATGAAATTGCTAAGAAGTTTGTTATTTCTTTCTGTTGGGTTGGTATTCTCAACATTGAACAATGGTTGCCTTGCGTATATCATTTATGGCGGATTTAACAACCCGATTGTCGATGATTATTTGTTAGACGACTTGGATAGTACTGAAGAAGATGGATTAGAATTTACAAATTGTGATGGAAATGATTGTTTAAATTTCGACTCAAGCGATATGAAAGTTGACGGAATTATTGTCGATTTCGGAATCAATAAAAATTGTACATCCGATTTGGACGGTGACCAAAATGTAATGCCAAATGATGTTACTACTTTGACAACGTCTTCTAGAGATGCAAATGTAAACAGAAACAGTGCAGATGTCGAGGAATTTACAGATGTCAATGTTGATGATAATTCAGTTTCAGAGTCCGATATTCTCGACCTGAATATTTTTGATGATGGACACGAGTTTGTTGATCCAGAGGGTGACATCGAAGCGGTGATTGTCGACGATATAACTTACGCGGATATGCCAGGTATTTTGATTATTGGCTTTGTAAACGATGAAGGCATTGCTGGAAACAGTAGAGAGGATAACTCTATCGAAATAACCAGTGCTGAACTTGCGTTGAACGTTAACAAAGCAGTGGAGGCTTTGACTGAGCTGCTGAACAGTGATGACAGCGCGTCAGAAGATCAGGAGTGGATGGATGAACCTTCCGAGCCTCACAATGTGGTGGAAGGTGGTTATATATTTTACGATATGG